From the genome of Bacteroidia bacterium:
AGAACTTGATATTCAGGAAATAAACAAAAAAATTAATGATATAAACGGAAAAGACTATGCTGATAAAATCAACAAAGCCCTAAAACCAATACTGATCCCTGCAAATGATTGGTCCGTTCAAACAGGTGAAACCGTAGATATTTCTGTAAAAAAAGCATCAAAAAACACTATCGCTATTGTTTTTGAGATTTTAAAAAAGTGATTAATTTAGCCCCCGAATTCTAAACCAAATATATCAACTATGCCTGTTCGCATACAAAAAGACGAAGATGAACTTTTAGAAACAGAGTCAGACGAAACGTTAGAGGATGATTTCGATGATTTCGATGAAGAATCAGACGATGATTTTGATGAATTAGACGAAGATTCGGAAGAACTTGATGAAGACTTTGACGAAGCTTACGAAGACAACTTTGACGAGTTTGACGAAGAAGACACAGAAGAAGACGCAGAAGAAGACTTCTAACCTACATAGGTACTAAACTAAATCTTAAAAATAAGATTTAGTTTAGTACCTATGCCGCTTATTACTACCGTTATGTAGTTCAGTAATTATTCAATATAATGTTTGAACTTGCCCGTTTTTTACCAACCAGAGAGACGCTTTTATTTGATTAGCAATAGCTTGGCATCTTTCTATTTGTGAATCTGTAATAAACACCTGTGTTTGTTCAAATTGCAGTAATTGTTGAGCCAGAATCTGGGTACGAAGCGGGTCTAACTTATCAAAGATATCATCTAAGAGAAGCCAAAGAGATAACTGTTTAGTAGTACGTTGATAAGCAATCAGACTAAAGTACAGAGCTATACTTGCAGAGTGAATTTGACCTTGAGAGCCAACTTCTTTGAGTGGGCGGTTCTCTACCGTGATTTCTATATCATCTCGATGCGGCCCTACAGAGGTATAGCCTAACTGAAAATCTTTTTGCCGGTACTTTTCCCATACTTTTCTTAAATCTACGTAGCTATCAAGTAGTTGCGATTGAGAATAATTTAATTTTAAGGATAAATTGTACTCAAACCGATTAAAATATTCCTGAAAATATGGTACAATAGCTTGGAGCAGTTGCTTCCGATATAGAATCAGTTGCTGCCCATTTACGGCCATTTGTTCTTCCCATGCAGACAAAAGATCATTTGTTGTTTGAGGGTTGTGTAACAGGCTGTTACGCTGTTTTAATGCTATTTGGTAACGGGTAAGATATTCTAAATAGTCAGTTTGTTGCTGGCACAAAAAAGAGTCCAAAAAGGTACGTCTTTCGCTTGCTGGGCCAATAATAACTTCGGTTTTATTGGGTAACAATGTAATTACCGGATAATGACCAATAAATTGACTTAATCGCCCAATAGGGTTTTGAGATAACCAAAGTTTTTTTCCGTCTGCTTCTGAATAAGCTACTCGAACGGTCTCTGGGGAAATCTTTGCACCCATATTTCCAGAAACAGCCCAAAAAGGCTGAGCAAATTGAAGTAACTTCTTATCAGTAGTTGTTCTAAAACTACGCCCAAGGCTTAAAATATGAATGGCTTCTAAGATTGAGGTTTTACCTGCACCATTTAGCCCGCTGATGACAGTATAGGGAGAATCTATAACACATTCAGTTTCAGTATGATTTCTTAAATGTTGTAAAAAGAGTTTGATTAGCACAGAGTAGTTGCAAAAATACATAATGCTATCCAGAAATATGCGATTTGCTATTCATCAATTCACACCTGAAACAATTATTCAAAGAGGTGCAATGATTTATGCCGTTGAACTTGGGTTGTGCTTCAGAAAGTATGATGAAGTTTTTGGCCATAAAGACTAACCTTATCGTCTATGCCAAAAGTCAAACTAACTGCTACTTGACCACTCGTTGCCAAAGTGCAAAAACAACTAAGAATAAATATAAATAACTCATTACAAGCCAGAAACAGAAGATTTGTCAGGAGGGCTACTTGCTTTTTCAAGAAAACAGAGAACCATGATGCCATAGTAGTAATAATGCTTCACCAACGAAACAATAGCTTTCATATTTTCTGAACCACAACCCTGAATTATACGTAAACCGGCTAATTTTACTCAATACTACTCTATTTTCAGGATGTGATTAATATCACATTTTACCGTAATGCTTATCATGTTTTAGCAGAGGAGATATCCGGAACTTTGGCTACATGAATCAACCCGTCTAAAATAATTGAATTATGGGAATCAATAGAAGAAAATTTTTAAAAAACGGGCTACTAACGAGTTTGGGAACGGCTGCTTTTGCCAGCCTTCCATTTGAGGGTTTTAACAAAATATTTACATTTTTTGACCCAATAGATGTAGAGAACCCGTTAGCTAAGTACCCGAATCGGGATTGGGAAAAGACCTACCGAGATATGTGGCAGTATGATGAGGAGTTTACTTTCTTATGTGCGCCAAATGACACCCACAACTGCTTGCTAAAAGCTCATGTAAAAAATGGTGCCGTAGTCAGGATAGCCCCGAGTTATGCTTTCTCAAATGCCAAAGACTTACAAGGGAATCAAGCCACAGCCCGTTGGGAGCCCAGATGCTGCCAAAAGGGGTTAGCTCTTGCCAGACGCTTTTACGGAGACCGCCGAGCAAAATATCCCGTAATCCGCGAAGGCTACCTAAAGTGGATACAAAAAGGAATGCCCAGAAATGCTGATGGCACAATTTCACAAGAATATCTCCAAAGAGGAAAAGAAGCCTTCGTTAAATTAACGTGGGAAGATACTTTCAAATACACCGCTGCGGTGTTAAATAACATCGCCCGCACCTACAACGGAGAAGAAGGAAAGAAAAAACTAACTGCACAAGGCTACGATCCCTTGATGGTAGAAGCTACCGAAGGGCACGGAACACAAGTGTTAAAGTTTCGGGGCGGAATGGCACCCTTAGGTGTAACCCGTATCTTCGGGATAAACCGTTTAGCAAACTCATTAGCACTTTTGGATGCCAAGATTAACAATATCGATCCGGAACACGCACACGGCGCACGCTGCTGGGATAGTTATGCTTGGCATACTGACTTACCTCCCGGACACCCAATGGTAACCGGTGCCCAAACCGTTGACTTTGACTTAGCTTGTGTGGATCACTCTGACCATATCGTTGTTTGGGGCATGAATTGGATAACTACCAAAATGCCTGATGCTCACTGGCTTACAGAAGCTCGTATGAAAGGTGCCAAAGTTACTGTAATCGCTTGCGAATATAGTGCTACTGCCAACAAAGCAGATAACCTTATCGTATGCCGCCCGGGAGTTACACCAGCATTAGCACTCGGGTTCGCTCACGTAATCATCCGCGACAAATTGTATGACGCAGACTTCATGAAGAAATTTACCGACTTACCATTCCTAATCAGAATGGATAACCAAAAAATCCTGAAGCCTACCGACATCATCAAAAAATACCAGAAACCGGGATTAAAAAATTACATCGAAGTCCTAAAAGCCGGTGAAAAAAACAAACCCTCTCTAAAACAAGGAATACCTTTCGTAAGCGAAGAATTAGCAAATGAATGGGGAGACTATGTAGTGTGGGATGAAACCAAAAATGCACCAACTGTCGTTACCCGAGACGATTACGGCAAATTTATGTACGACAAAGGCGTGAACCCAGCCCTCGAAGGTAAATTTAAAGTTAAAATAATAGGGGAAAAGAAAGAAGTAGAAGTTCGCACAGTCTTTGACCTGATGAAAGAATACATCATGGACAACTTTGACCCCAAAACCGTAGAAGAACTTACTTGGGCACCCATACAAGGTATCGAAACAGTAGCCAAAGAAATAGCTAAAAACAAAGGCAAAACGATATTTGCTACCGGAATGGGACCTAATCAATTCTTTAATAATGACTTAAAAGACAGAGCTGTACTATTTTTAGCAAGCATTACCTCAAATATAGGTAAAATAGGTGGAAATGTCGGTTCTTTTGCCGGAAATTATCGTGGAGCTTACTTTTCTGGATTAGCTTGCTACATCGCAGAAGACCCATTCAATCCGGAGTTGGATACCACCAAAGCACCCAAAGTAAAAAAATATTTCCATTACGAATCAGCTCACTTCTTTAACAATGGAGATAGAATTTTACGGATGGGGAATAAAAACATGACGGGAAAAACCCACATGCCCGCACCTACCAAATCTATTATGGTTTCCAATGGAAACTCTCTCTTAGGAAACTCAAAAGGGCATTATGATAACGTAATAAACGTTTATCCCCGAATTGATTTTATCGGTGTATCAGAATGGTGGTGGACAGGCTCTTGTGAATATGCAGATATTGTATTTGCCGTTGATTCTTGGGCAGAGTTTAAGTTTCCGGATATGACTATTTCTGTTACAAATCCGTTCTTATACACATTTCCCAGAACTCCACTCAAAAGAATTTTTGATACTCGAGGCGATATAGAAGTCTTAGCCGGAATCGCATCCGCTTTTGGAGACCTGACCGGAGATAATAGATTTAAAGATTATTTCAAGTTTGTTCATGAAAATAAGCCGGAAGTGTATTTACAACGGATATTAGATACCAGCCAAGGCATGACCGGCTATAAATTTGAAGAAATTGAAGCACTTGCCAAAAAAGGAATCCCCTCATTGGTGATGACACGCACCACCCCAAAATATGTGGGAATGGAGCAAGTAGAAGAAAATAAACAATGGTACACCAAATCCGGCAGGATGGAATTTTACCGCGA
Proteins encoded in this window:
- the recF gene encoding DNA replication and repair protein RecF (All proteins in this family for which functions are known are DNA-binding proteins that assist the filamentation of RecA onto DNA for the initiation of recombination or recombinational repair.) — protein: MLIKLFLQHLRNHTETECVIDSPYTVISGLNGAGKTSILEAIHILSLGRSFRTTTDKKLLQFAQPFWAVSGNMGAKISPETVRVAYSEADGKKLWLSQNPIGRLSQFIGHYPVITLLPNKTEVIIGPASERRTFLDSFLCQQQTDYLEYLTRYQIALKQRNSLLHNPQTTNDLLSAWEEQMAVNGQQLILYRKQLLQAIVPYFQEYFNRFEYNLSLKLNYSQSQLLDSYVDLRKVWEKYRQKDFQLGYTSVGPHRDDIEITVENRPLKEVGSQGQIHSASIALYFSLIAYQRTTKQLSLWLLLDDIFDKLDPLRTQILAQQLLQFEQTQVFITDSQIERCQAIANQIKASLWLVKNGQVQTLY
- a CDS encoding molybdopterin-dependent oxidoreductase yields the protein MGINRRKFLKNGLLTSLGTAAFASLPFEGFNKIFTFFDPIDVENPLAKYPNRDWEKTYRDMWQYDEEFTFLCAPNDTHNCLLKAHVKNGAVVRIAPSYAFSNAKDLQGNQATARWEPRCCQKGLALARRFYGDRRAKYPVIREGYLKWIQKGMPRNADGTISQEYLQRGKEAFVKLTWEDTFKYTAAVLNNIARTYNGEEGKKKLTAQGYDPLMVEATEGHGTQVLKFRGGMAPLGVTRIFGINRLANSLALLDAKINNIDPEHAHGARCWDSYAWHTDLPPGHPMVTGAQTVDFDLACVDHSDHIVVWGMNWITTKMPDAHWLTEARMKGAKVTVIACEYSATANKADNLIVCRPGVTPALALGFAHVIIRDKLYDADFMKKFTDLPFLIRMDNQKILKPTDIIKKYQKPGLKNYIEVLKAGEKNKPSLKQGIPFVSEELANEWGDYVVWDETKNAPTVVTRDDYGKFMYDKGVNPALEGKFKVKIIGEKKEVEVRTVFDLMKEYIMDNFDPKTVEELTWAPIQGIETVAKEIAKNKGKTIFATGMGPNQFFNNDLKDRAVLFLASITSNIGKIGGNVGSFAGNYRGAYFSGLACYIAEDPFNPELDTTKAPKVKKYFHYESAHFFNNGDRILRMGNKNMTGKTHMPAPTKSIMVSNGNSLLGNSKGHYDNVINVYPRIDFIGVSEWWWTGSCEYADIVFAVDSWAEFKFPDMTISVTNPFLYTFPRTPLKRIFDTRGDIEVLAGIASAFGDLTGDNRFKDYFKFVHENKPEVYLQRILDTSQGMTGYKFEEIEALAKKGIPSLVMTRTTPKYVGMEQVEENKQWYTKSGRMEFYRDEPEFIEAGENMIVFREPIDSTFFEPNVIVSKKHPCIMPDTPQKYGVDTNNLTTDVRQARNVVKPWSEVKNTKHPLQNADKDFKFIFHTPKFRHGVHTMPVDTDIIAVWFGPFGDMHRQDKRKPYVTELYVDINPLDAKELGVEDGDYVWIDADPSDRPFRGWQQKKDSPEYELSRLKARARYYPGTPRGITRMWHNAYGSTYGSVKGAKENESGIAKNPKTHYQSLFRSGSHQSCTRAWLKPTLLTDSLVRKNNFGQGIGKGFEIDVHGATGNPRESFVKITLAERGGLNAEGLWEGATEGMRPTYEDNDFKNYLKGGFVKK